In Hippocampus zosterae strain Florida chromosome 21, ASM2543408v3, whole genome shotgun sequence, the genomic window TGGTCTGGCCAAAGGTGGTAACAGAGTTAACTGGAGGGAATGGTAAAAGTTACATTGCTGAATGAGACGTTTGAGGATAGTCATTTTAAAAGACGTACCAGCAGGTGCAGGAGTGGAGCTCGGTGTGCTGGGGCCCTGCACGGGGGTGGGTGACCCCAGCGCCAGGGTAGTGGGTGGCTGCGGAGGACTGGCGGTCTGGCCGGAGCCAACGGAAGCGGTGGAGGTGCCCAACGGGGAGGAGGTACCCCCCGCTGACGCTCCGGAGGTAGCGTCGGCCGGCAGCGGGTCCCCCTGGGGGGAGACCATCCCTCCCCCGAGGTCCATGAAGAGCGAGCGCAGTTTCTTCTCAAGAGCTTGGATGTCATCTGGCTTGCTTTGGCACTCCGCGGAGGCATCGCACCTGAGAGGAATGCCATCAAATTGCGCAACCAATTCATTTTCTGCTCAACGGTGAGTCACAAACCTCGAGTCACATTCCCCGCAGTGAGCGTGTGTCTGTCCGGCCAGTGCGGCGATCTGCGGCTGGGAGTGTACCAGGGTGGGCTGGACTGAAGAAACATTGGAGGAAGATGGGGGAGCGGCGCCGGCGGTTGTGGGGACGACGGAGGAAGAGGTGGATGAAGTCGATGACGTGGGGGAGAGCGAGCGATGGTCGAGCGGGGCTTCGCTGGCCGGGAGGGTGGAGGAGGGTGAGGTCACCAGGGAGGCGGGAGGGGACGCGACCATCGTCGGGAGGACGTTGGAGACACTGGCGAGGGGTAAGACGGACGGGACGGAAGTGGAAATGGACGCGTGGGCCTGCGAGTGATTCGCCACAGCGGAAGAAGCGGAGGCGGAACAAGTGGGAGACGCATCCTGGTTTGACCTGGAAGGAGCGGCACCACTGGCTGAAGCTTCGACCGCAGGAGCGGACGCCTGTGATGGGGCGGAGGACGACGGGGGATGGGTGGAGCGCATGCAGGCTGGGGCGGTGCTTGGTCCCGGATCCAACTGGTTTTTGTTCTGTCGCAGCTCCGAGAAGGCCAGCTGTAAGCTGAGAGCTCCCGCCGATTTTGACAACCCCAAACCTTGAGTCggaactggcaaaaaaaaaaagtatttttttttttaaatcacgttgTTTGAGTCGGGGTCGATGATAAATAATTGATTTATCAATTATGATATTGGTTCAATTGGTCACGTAAATTGCTCACCGGTTTCGACAGAAGATGCAGGGGAAGCTACGGGAGAGGCAGGAAAGCTCAGTTCCTTGAGCCTGTCCTCGGGTACGGGGCTGACTATGAATTTGCGGCCCGCCGAATGGACCACTTGTCCCGTCGCGCTCGGGGCGGTGTCTAAACAAACGCAGTTGGGTTAGTGCATCGAAAAGTCACAAAGCTCCGTTTCATAATGATGATGGTCACCTGGCATGGGGACTGATATCGTCAGATTCTGCTCTGTCATGTTACCGGTCATCTGGAAGTCAATCGAACGCAATTTAACAATGAACCGCATGATGACGCACCAGCGTTGACCTCACCTGGCCGCTCGAGTCCCTCTCCAGGCCTTTTTCGTCGGCGTTCTCGATCACCTCCCGGACCTGCTCGATGAATGAGTCCCTCTCGCTCTCCAGGATGAACTCGCTCTGGACCTGGAGACCGCGTCAGCGACTTTAAAATCCTCGCACGGGGGCTGTTAAAAGCATCGCGGCATCACACCATGATCTGCGCTATCTCCTCCGGGTTGTCTCCATCCAGGTCAAACCTGAAGGTGACCATTTTCCTATTGTGAGTCTCCAGCTGGCACTCGGCGACTCGATCTCCGCGGTTGGATATCTTCACATGGACACAAATATATAAAGGagtgtttcaaatgttttttgtttttttttttgctttttctaaATTACATTGAGGACGTTGAGTTTGGCTTTGGAGAACTTTTCGTGCCGCGACCGACTGCGCACGGAACGTCTCTGGTGCCGCTTGGCGGAGCGGCCCTCGTGAcggcctccccctcctccttcatTGCCATCGCTGAGGCCTGAAGCCTCGGAGTAGCCACTgaaatggttgaaaaaaaaaaaagacaaaaggggaaaaaaacccaacaactcaGCAATAGCGCAACTAGAATTGCAACTTTCGGGATTGTCTCACAGATATTGAACTGTGCTCAAGATCATGCGTTTATTATTACCTTTCTATGGAGGCCTGGGCGAGGGGTGTCTGTAGTTGGAAGTGGGACAGGTCCGATGGTTGAGACACAgactgaaatgaaaacagagtcaaaataaaaaaaatatatatatacaatcgCGTACACACATTTGGCAGAATGAAATATTGAAAGCTGCGGTATATTGACAAAGGTTTGGGTTCTACTCGGAACCTCACGGAGCAGGGACGTTTTTCGCTCTGCCGCGGCCGGTACCTGGGGAAGGGCTTCTGTAGCAGTATCGGGCGGGGCGGGGACTACACTGATGATTGGCACCATGGTGGCCAACGGCGGGGACACGTGCGCGAGGAGAGGGGGAACAGGAAGCAGCAGAGGGCAAGGAGGGGAGGCCACGGCCGCTGTCGGCACGGTGACGGGAGGGGACGGCGAAGGAGAAGGAGCACGGCTCGCCGCGGGTGCGGGACAGGTGGGGGCGCTCGGGCCGGGCTGACGTGAGGAAGGTCGGAGGAGTAGGtaaaaaggaggaagaggagacagAAAAGGAAAGGTGAGTCAGGAAAGGGGATGGACTTGAGGGAATGCGGCGGAAAAGGGAGGaacacgcacgcaggcacgcacaGTACCGCTGAGGTTACCTGAACGAGTGCTCgccggtggagaaaaaaaatgcgttCGAGACTGGGCGATGGGCTCAGGTCACATGACTGAGCGCACCAACAAGAATGTGAGAGACAAACCCAACACGGGCGGCATGCCAACGGGCGCGAAGAAAAAATAAGCAAAGAGAAGGGAACTGAGGTGAGGAGTGTGCGAGACGTCATTCGCGTCGATCCGCGGTATGGAGTGTACCTGTGTTGAGGCCTGCGGCGAGGAAATATGGGTGGGGCTCTGAGATGATGACGCCACCGACTGGATGGACGCGCCCCCCTGGACAGAGGAATTCAAACAGTTTGTATGGCTTGGGGGCacggaaaacaaaaaggaggtTTCTTTTTCTTACCTGCTGGGGGGTCCCTTGAGGGGCCGGTTGGGGGGCCACTGGGCCTAACAGTGGGGAACCGGGGGCGGGCTGGGCCGTTGAGACCTGAGagttgcgggaaaaaaaaaaagaaatcagaatTTGCGTGTGGGTTCCTGGTGTGGAAACGCATGCGTGCAAACGCAAGCTACCTCTACTGGTCTACGTTTCGTACTTGTGTATGCACACATGCGCGCGGGACAGATCGCCCGAGCACAACGgggataaaacacacacacacacacgccacggGGACAGCTTGGAGCGCTCACAACACCGGGGTTAGGCTCGTTAGGCGGGGTTTTGTTCTCATGCGGGTTGGAAATGAATGGCGGTAATAATAAGCGCGTGTTACAGAAGTCGCAGAAGTCCAACCTAAACACCATTTCCCGCTTTCTTACCCTTTGTCCTCAAACAGTCAAAATCGCACTCGAATTGGGACTATCAGAGCAATATGGACCCTTAGAAGGCTGCGTACAACGTTATACTTGTCAAGACAGGAGCCGAAACAAGTATAGTTGCGATACGAGAGCTAAAACGGACAATCCAAGAGAGGCACGACGGAGACGAACGATCGAAATGTCATGACAGAAAAGCCGCAAACGATGCGAAATGATCCTATCAGCTTTCTAAGGGTTTTCGATGAGTTGTGGCTGTTACCTTTGAAGCCTGTAAAAGATGGTCATAACAAACAGGGaagcccccgcccaaaaaaaaataaaaataaatgaacaactgAAATGaagttgcaaaaacaaaaatcatcaaaaatcaataaaatacacaataaagtAATATCTGCACACTGAATATTTAATCTAAGCCTCTGTGATTTTCGTGTACGTTTCGGTGTGTTTGTTCGCACAAATCGGCAAAGTCTTGCAGCTTTATGGCCTTTGACCAATAAAATAGAGCCACTAAATTTGACCTGATGCAGGCGACTTTGGATTTGTATCGTATTCAAGTATACCATATGCATGGCATACCtgtacaaacacacagacaaatacTACGactgctaccaaaaaaaaaaaaaaagacaaaagatgagGCCGAGACTGCTTACGAAGCTGGCACAACAGGGCAAGTCTCAAGCCAACATGAATGTCCCAACAGAGTTACTTTGAGCAGTGTCACGGAATTCAGACGTGAGACATTGGTCAAGTGAGACGTGCTCTGTCGCATCCGAGTGACTGGAGGCGGGGTTAAATTCACAACTTTGCTACAGGATTGTCGGGATGCTGGTTGTTTTTAGGGTACCGGTACAACAAGAATCGCACATGGGTCCAATTACAGTATCGCTCGTTTGCATGACGAGCTAACAAAATTCATCAAGCAAGCATCGCCGGTCTGTATTTTGAAGAGCAGACATTTTGGAAGAGCGCCGCGAGGTGGACGGCGACTGAAAAAGGACCttgctggcaaaaaaaataaataaataaactaacaaAAATGTTTGAGTTCATGATAATTTGTCAAGCAACAATACTGCAATAATGCAATCGGACCCATGGCTGTTGGACTTGAAGAACGTTGAAAATGGGAACTCAGTACCAGTGCGGCGTTATTGGCCTGCATGGCCAGCAATGACTCATGGTACGTCATGTTGGCCTGGGAGGGAACCACCCCTCCGTGGCGGGCCCACGCACTCGGAATGAGTGACTCTTGTTGGGGCGCCGATACACCTGGCTCAGCGGCGGGGCTGGGTGGGAGAAAATTCTGCATGGAGGGCGGATGAGCCCAGCTTTCGGTCAAATCGCAGAAGACAGCCGAGGACGACTGCGGGATGGACCGAGCGGCCGAGGGGTCGAAATGGCGAGAGGAGGGAGGAGGCGACTGGAACTCTCCGGCATCGGAGGATGGGAGAGAGTCGCTGGAGGGTTCTGGGCTTCGGTCTTTCGCGCTAAAGCCTGCGTGATGGAGGAGGAGACTTCCCGGCGGTAAAGGCAACTCAGGACTAACGTATGAACACATCTCCTCCGTGACCGGCTGGAGTCGAAGGTACGAGCCCGAGCCGCTCGACCCCGTTGGGGTGTTCTCCTCCAGCGGGAGATCCATGGAGCTCCTGCGGGCTCGGTAGAATCTGGAGGCTAGGAGGCTCGGGTCACTGGCGGCCGCGGCGGCTAAATGATAGTCAAAGACActccccggcgacggcgccgcatCGGCCATGACCGGCGGCGTTGACATCGCGTAAGTGGAAGGTGACGCGTGGTGCTGCGCGTCGGAGGATGGACAAGAAACGGGGCCGCCGGCGGCTTGACTCATGGAAGGTACCGGCGGTGGGATTGGACTGTGCGCGCTCAGTCTTTGCATGATGTGAGAGTGCAAGAAGCCCGGTTGAGGACCCGACTCGTAGCCCAGAGTGGCGGCTGCGGCAGCCGCTTGCCTCTGCTGATGGAAATTCAAAAGCCCGAGCTGGTGCGCGCTCATCGGGTAGCCGCCGTACGCCATGGCTTCGTAATGGTCCAGTAAGGCCGCTTGGTTTAAACTCAGTCTCCTCACCACTTCCTCCTGTTGCGCCCTCATGTCCTTGTATCCGTAGAACGCCGGCTCCGAGCGTCCGGCCGGATGCAGATGCTCCCCGACTCCGAGTCTCTGAGCGGCCGTCGCGAATCCGGGATTGAGCATGAAGAAAGAGGGCGTGTCCACGCCCTCCATGCCGGCGAAGGGGTGCAGGCTGCTCCCGTATCGGGGGTACGCCGGTTGAAAGTGACGGGTGTGAGCCTCGAGTATAGAGGTGCTCTTGCGCCGCTGCGTGTTATAGGCCTTGGGGGGGCCTGTGGGAGGAGGCGAGAAGGAAATGGGGCGCTCGGGGatggaagagaagaaaaaagtcGGGGGGTCTGACAGTGATGGGAGAGTGGCGCTCCCCCCTGTTCCTCCGCCTCCTGCGCTCGCTCCTCCACTGTAGGGGTGCGCCATTGAATGCTGCTGTGACAATGAGATACAGTGGGTTTAGGAATGACAGAAAGGCAGTACACCAAAGAGCAGAGTCTCTGAACAACAACGCCACACAGAGGCAAGgacaaaaaagaattaaaaaaagaaccaaaaaaagaacGGATGAAGGAAAAATGAGGGGGAGATGGTATCTTAAAAAAGGAGGATAAGAAGGAAGGAGGCTGGAAGGTCAAATATTCGCTCCAAGTTGATCAATCTTCTCATGCGTCTTCATTCAGGAAATCTTTTCGGATTAACCGCACCCGAAGGAGCAgcgtgactttttttaaaaaaattgaaattatagtataattttttttatcaagtACTTACtgcagagtgattttttttcttacaaaataaagacaaatatttgtttttcttttttaggagGGGGAGACTGGAATGGCTTACCATTCGTTTCAATGCAGAAAAATGATTCGGAGATCTCGCATGGACGCGGAATAAATTAAAAGTTGTACCTCCAGGTGCCATTCTATTACCCTTTTAATTAAAAGACATTTTAGGGACCTGTAGATTCATTATTGGGGTTTTCCTTTTCCTTACACACTAACCTGTCCATGCCAGTCAATCTGAATTGAATATAATCCTTCTGCAAATTCAGCCGaagaagagagagagcgaaagagatGGCTCAGGCACCCAACGTGCCACATGACGTCTTCATGATCTCTTTCGCCCCAACTCTCTGCTTCTCACCACTCAAACTGTGGCGCAGCGTGACGGGGAGCTTTGAACCTACAGGGCTGGAGAAGAGGGCGGGCAGGCTGGCCCGTCGTTGCCTTGCCCTGGGTAGCGAGGGGGCGGAGTGAAGAGGAAGCACCGTCTCCAGGGCCTTGGAGAGGCGCCCGGCGAACGTGTCCCTTTCGGCCGAGCGAGGGGAGGTGGCGGCGAGCGAGGACGACAGCGCTGGAGGAGGTGTGGAGGGCCGCTTGGGGCGCGCCACCAGAGGTGCGGGGGTGAGGGAGTATGAAGAGGGGGGAACGCAAACGGACATGCTACGGCATCGACGGCGGCGGGACGCCGGCTGTTGGTTGGGAGGAAGGTTGGGACGAAAAGGGAAACGAAACAAGTGAAAACGCAaagacaacagcaacaaaatagCAACTGAACCAAATGACACACATTGTacaataaattaaacaaaaatgctGCTCCATTTAAATTCAAGGAAGGCTGCAAATTAAgtcatttcaaaattaaatgcaaatgaaaaaaaaaagagtattcaATTTAGCGACTGAACAAGATTTAAGGATGCCGTTTTGTTGACGAGAGCGCGCGACCAAATTGGGGATGCAAGTATTCTGCCCAACAACAGCAACACCAAAAATTTTGTAAATGAAAACTTGAATATGACAcccaatacataaaaaaaaaacacatacacatgacatttaaatacatctcagtgaaaaaaaaatgcaataacgTTGAACGACAGTCATCCAACAATCCAAAACAAGGAGGCTGGATGGAGGCGAGAAAAATGAGACGAATATGGGACAGCCGGAAGTTTAAAACCTTCTGATCGTTTTCTCGTGACTGATAAAATGAAGAAccaaacatgctcagctccaAACCACAAGCTCACATGCAGGCACTGCAATCGCGATCCCACTCCAACACGCCGCGTGACATAACAGAGAGCGCTTCAGGCGAGATAAACGCCACTCACCACTGGCTGCGGCGGCTGGGCGTAGGCCGGGTGCTGCTGCTGCGTGTTGGCGCCACTGCCAGGCGCGGAGGGGTATTGACTCTGGGACtgaggctggctggctggcgggCAGCTATAGGACATGGTTAGCTGACCCAGTTGGGGGCAGTCGCTGGAGAAAAGCGAAGAACCCTGACTGCTGTCGGCGCCACCTTCGTCTGAGATGATTGCAAAGTGAACAGAATGTCTTGACGTCGGGGAGATTACGAGTCGGCAAATGTGTGTCAAGTGTGCGTTTTACTTGTGTGCGAGATGCCCGGCTGCTGATAAGGGTGCGCTTGCTCCGCCTCTGTCTCCTCAAGCTCCAcctggcaaaaaacaaaacccaaaacccaaacaaacacattaacaTTAAGCTAAATTGACTCTCCTGAGgaagctatgtggttgttttcaatgcacggtgtgtaattctctttgtttgatgtttagtttgacggaAAATGTCAACTGGTGGTGACAATGAACAGTTTGAAGCCCCTTTTTTGGAAactgaagtttgaaaaaagttGATGCCTTTTAATGCCATCTAAGGCCGTAATTGTCACAAAATCAatgtaaatgattttgttttgtttgtttaatgacCCATGGAAACTCTGTGACAATAGAAAATGATGCCCGACACACCTGCGTATGCGACGCTTTCAGTGCCTCTTGCTGTTGCTCCACCTCAAGTTTCCGCTTGGCCTGCTCTTCTCGCACGAGCTGCCTCTGCTCTCGCTTCCTGAGGATCAGTGATACGCGATCCTTGATGGCTTTGGCCATGGTCTTGTGGTCGCCCTCGGCCACGTAGCCAGACTCAACCTAGAGGGGGGTGCAGTAACAACatttgtaattcccttctgaCTTAACCCAAACCGCCAATAGTTGATACCATTTCCTGGGCCACATCTTCGGGAACATCCTTGTTGAGGTCAAATGAGAACTCGATGGCTTCGTTGTCTTTGTATTTTCCTGGAAACGCAACGATAAAGTAGGGCAGCGGCGATCGAGTCGTTTTCAAATCAAGTATTCTAACTTTTGCAGGTGGGGTGCGGGTGaaattcttcatcttcttcaatTCATTATAAAGGACCAAACCTAATTCTTCTTACCTTTGAGCTTCTTGACGTCTTCTATCCGAAGCCACAGTTTGATGGCGATCATTACCCCGTCATCCTCCTCTGCCAGCTCAACCCTGACCCCGGTGTCCTCTTGGAAGAACGCGTGGTTCAACAGGATCTTGATAGCATATCTGCAAGGGGGGGGAGAGACACAAGACTCTATTAGTTTATTTTGAAGAATTGAAGGAATTGAAGAAGCACACAATTGGACTGACTATGTGATGGACTAACAAGGCAGACATTGTTTTCACGTAATCAAAAGGGAACAACAACCACAATTAGCAATCCTCAGAAAAATGTTGAGTTACGTTTCTCAACTTCAGAGCGTCAATCGGTCGGGCTGCGAGAACCGAATTTGACAAAAGGAAGCAGGAAGGAAAATAAGAGCGATACTTTGGTCACCGTGGAGAAAATCAAAAACCGCCggatgggatgggatgggatACCTCTCATCTTTGTTTGTTCTGATGCAACCCTCGATGATTTCCTTCACTTCAGGAATGGCCACCTTATCAAAACTGCCGGGCTTCACTCCCTGCGTGCGAGTAAACAAGTTAACTCAATAAATTGAACCGATGCTCCTCCAGTTGACTTGAAAAAACAGCGCAACAGCAAAAGAAATTCGATCAGTTGTCGAGATTGAAATGTCAACTGGAACTTGTTatgaagcccccccaaaaataataccGAAAAAGATGAGTGACTTACCTTGAGCATACCAAGCGAAGCGGCTTCGCTTTTGAGTCTAAAGTGTCTCGAGAGTGTTAACCAGCAAGCGAAATGACCACCACCCCTCTTTTCTGTCATTGGCTGTTTTCGCTCTCGAGCTCCCTCTCTGTATTTCACAGtcgcccacaaacacacacacactatgatTCCCGGGCCAAACAACGTTAGGACTgatgggcgggggggttgtaatGCTATTAGGTATGACAGATGAGAGGGGGGGAGAAAGCACGCTCTACAAGGCTGGCTGGAGGTTAGAAACACTCAGGAGGAAGGGGGGAATGACTTTCGGGGCCAAGATACACTTAAATACgcttctttcattttgttttttttagtataGACGTTAATTGGGGTGACTCGTCGGGACACGCAGGTGAGATGAGAGGGGCACCTCGGGAGGGGTAGGGGGTGGTCGGAAAATAACGCATGCGGCCAACTGGttgtttggacaaaaaaacgtcaGGTTGGCTGTCATTACGGGGGAAGAACAGGGGCGTTGTTCAGGCTGCGGACCGGATTTTAAATCAGGGCCCTGAGGGTGAAGTAATGcgatttttcatttggaaaaattTAATTTGGCAGGTGTGTTTGGAAGTCTGACGGACACGCTGAAATTTAATGAAGTCATAAAAACTTATTAAAACAAAGCTGGGCGGAATGATGACTGCTTCTTTTTAGTCCCTCTCAAGtgattcaatttgaattttaatgcCATCTAAAAtcccaaaaagtattttgtatGGAAGTATTGATTTTGGATGATGTTTTCTGGTTTCCTCCGAATCAGAGACTATTCTAGGACAACCCCAccccaaattaaaaaacaaacaaacatactgtGCAGCCAAACGAATCTCACGCAGTGCAAAACACTCACGCTGGTTACTCGTCTGTAGATCTGGGCGGCATTCTGGCATTCCGAATAGGGGTACTCGGAGGTGGCCATCTCCAGCATGCACATCCCAAAAGCGTAGACGTCGACAGATTCATCGTACTTCTCCTCGTACATCTCCGGCGCCATAAACTCTGGCGTACCTGAACGCACCAGACAGGAATATTCCTTATACCGAGTGTATCAGCAAATATTTCACTTCACCCTTTCCTgctccctgtaacctgataacatgattagctgtccactgcggtaaccgctgtccctgaagcgTAAGACATCCTTACCTATGACGCTTTTGGCGAATGAGGCCCTTTTCAGCGTGGCTAATCCCAGGTCACCGATCTTGACCGAGCCGGTGGGCCCGGTGATGAAGATGTTGTCGCACTTGAGGTCGCGGTGAATGATGGGCGGAGCTCTGGTGTGCAGGAAGTGCAGGCCCTTGAGGATCTGCCGGCACCACGAACGGAGCACCTTGATCTTCATCACCTTGAAACGCTTTAGGTaactgccaggaaaaaaaattaaaaagcccaGAAATAACTTTATTGAAGAAGTCTTCCATACCACAACTGAAACTAAGGGGTCAGGATCAAACGAGGACAAAAATGTCTATTAGGTTTGCGGCATTTCCAGGTTGATTTTCCTCATTGGATATCAAACATGGACGTGTTTTGAAGTCAGGTTGGATCAAAACGAGGTCATTCGTGGTCCAATGGATCTTCGATTTTAAATGGACACACAACAGAATAATCTAATTTTGTCCCTTATGCAAGTTCTTTTAGATCCGAGAGCCAAAACCTTAATCATGTTAATTCAATATTGAATAGAAGAGCTCTACCCTCTCATGAGAGCCAGTGctacaaatgtttgaaaagttCTCAGACGCTCTTGTAGTACATACAGGGGTGCTTTGACTCGAATCACTTCAAATCCTTTCTCTCCATTGAAATAAATTGAAAGGCCGTTCCGTTCCAGCCTCCAACACATTTTGTAAAATGGTGTTTTCAAAAGTGCGATAGCACTCCATATCGTACTTAATAAAAATGTACAATCATGAAATaattcaataaaacaaaacatgcccTTGTTTGGAATGATCGAAAGGCCCGATTGCTGCTGTCTCTCATagttcaaggcaccactgtcgaATATCGTAAGCACATACACAGATAAGGGACCATGTATAGAATTCGATATTCCCATGCTCCCGTATCAGTCATCCCCCTCATCATTCCCGGCACTTTAACACATGAGGGTCACCCCTCCTTCAGAGCTGTCATTTGGACTACAGCCAACACACCATCGAGGGGCAGGCAACCACTTAACATTGTGCCACTGATTTAAATTCTTCTCTGGCTTCTGCAATACTGCACAGTATGTGACTATAGTAGTTAAAATCGACTGGAAATCTCCCAGCGTCCAGTAGAGGGCACTGTCGCCTTTGTAAGCTTTGGCCTGCTTGTCGCTGTGTCACTAGTGGCTCATTTTCGTGTCACGCAGAGACGCTTTTGAATTGACTTACAACCTCTAGTAAAATTTAACTGTTGTCGTGcctttttagagtgttccgccCTTTCACCCGGGCTGAACTGTAACTGTCAGCGTGCTCATCCACgcgtctgcccccccccaggCACGCTTCACTTGGTCCCTGCCTCTTTTTCTCTATGCCTGTCCATCCGGTCGACAGGAATGAGAGGAATCTGCAGCAGAAGCAGCATCTGGCAGGTGGGCCGGTGTCCCGCCATGCACCATGCcggggaggtggggaggggatGGGCGGAGGGGGGTGTCGCCTGCACACCCGCGTGCTCGTTCCACATTTTGCCTTGGAAAGGTGGAACCGCATTGAATAGCCCACATGCTTCCATCAAGATGGCATGTGGTCACCGCGTGGACAATGACAACCAAAGACATTGATTCTTCacgcttatttttgttttgtttttttcactttgggGTGGGGTGCATAGGGCAGAACCAGCCAGCAACgatgttataaaaaaaaaaaaggaagttaaAATATCAGTACTGACGAGTTATTCCTCCGAAATTAGTTCGATTCGAGTGATATTTGTGCCAAGAAAACGTTTCTGAACGATATTTGATAAAATTCAAAAGTAATGGCATTTAAAGTATCGGTGAGTACAACAATGTATGTACTCAGTTCcagtttttattattaattctcgattaatttttattaataattaataattattttataatgttattttattattagatatttattattattattttattaataaattattatttattttttaagcagTGCATTCCTGAGTTGC contains:
- the wnk1b gene encoding serine/threonine-protein kinase WNK1 isoform X4, which produces MSEGKSDSKAVTFIAPAPPSPSLQNPRKNVNGSASSDTHVVEKLEGHLEAHPEVQRRRRHTMDRDSKTAEHRFFRRSVICDSNATALDLPSKGAVILMSPLDCGAPSNVLALQPSRSGPTERDAGVVLQELSIESATPQPASGLGGESGEGPIQNAGRGSAADVSHSSSAVVHRAERVKEPGSTALDVDNKTGDKQDEAPREVAKDGKSPEGSASSPSEDKERETELAKARAEQREAEKRVQEDIEEAETKAVGTSPDGRFLKFDIEIGRGSFKTVYKGLDTETTVEVAWCELQDRKLSKSERQRFKEEAGMLKGLQHPNIVRFYDSWEGPCKGKKCIVLVTELMTSGTLKTYLKRFKVMKIKVLRSWCRQILKGLHFLHTRAPPIIHRDLKCDNIFITGPTGSVKIGDLGLATLKRASFAKSVIGTPEFMAPEMYEEKYDESVDVYAFGMCMLEMATSEYPYSECQNAAQIYRRVTSGVKPGSFDKVAIPEVKEIIEGCIRTNKDERYAIKILLNHAFFQEDTGVRVELAEEDDGVMIAIKLWLRIEDVKKLKGKYKDNEAIEFSFDLNKDVPEDVAQEMVESGYVAEGDHKTMAKAIKDRVSLILRKREQRQLVREEQAKRKLEVEQQQEALKASHTQVELEETEAEQAHPYQQPGISHTNEGGADSSQGSSLFSSDCPQLGQLTMSYSCPPASQPQSQSQYPSAPGSGANTQQQHPAYAQPPQPVPASRRRRCRSMSVCVPPSSYSLTPAPLVARPKRPSTPPPALSSSLAATSPRSAERDTFAGRLSKALETVLPLHSAPSLPRARQRRASLPALFSSPQHSMAHPYSGGASAGGGGTGGSATLPSLSDPPTFFFSSIPERPISFSPPPTGPPKAYNTQRRKSTSILEAHTRHFQPAYPRYGSSLHPFAGMEGVDTPSFFMLNPGFATAAQRLGVGEHLHPAGRSEPAFYGYKDMRAQQEEVVRRLSLNQAALLDHYEAMAYGGYPMSAHQLGLLNFHQQRQAAAAAATLGYESGPQPGFLHSHIMQRLSAHSPIPPPVPSMSQAAGGPVSCPSSDAQHHASPSTYAMSTPPVMADAAPSPGSVFDYHLAAAAASDPSLLASRFYRARRSSMDLPLEENTPTGSSGSGSYLRLQPVTEEMCSYVSPELPLPPGSLLLHHAGFSAKDRSPEPSSDSLPSSDAGEFQSPPPSSRHFDPSAARSIPQSSSAVFCDLTESWAHPPSMQNFLPPSPAAEPGVSAPQQESLIPSAWARHGGVVPSQANMTYHESLLAMQANNAALVSTAQPAPGSPLLGPVAPQPAPQGTPQQGGASIQSVASSSQSPTHISSPQASTQPGPSAPTCPAPAASRAPSPSPSPPVTVPTAAVASPPCPLLLPVPPLLAHVSPPLATMVPIISVVPAPPDTATEALPQSVSQPSDLSHFQLQTPLAQASIESGYSEASGLSDGNEGGGGGRHEGRSAKRHQRRSVRSRSRHEKFSKAKLNVLNISNRGDRVAECQLETHNRKMVTFRFDLDGDNPEEIAQIMVQSEFILESERDSFIEQVREVIENADEKGLERDSSGQMTGNMTEQNLTISVPMPDTAPSATGQVVHSAGRKFIVSPVPEDRLKELSFPASPVASPASSVETVPTQGLGLSKSAGALSLQLAFSELRQNKNQLDPGPSTAPACMRSTHPPSSSAPSQASAPAVEASASGAAPSRSNQDASPTCSASASSAVANHSQAHASISTSVPSVLPLASVSNVLPTMVASPPASLVTSPSSTLPASEAPLDHRSLSPTSSTSSTSSSVVPTTAGAAPPSSSNVSSVQPTLVHSQPQIAALAGQTHAHCGECDSRCDASAECQSKPDDIQALEKKLRSLFMDLGGGMVSPQGDPLPADATSGASAGGTSSPLGTSTASVGSGQTASPPQPPTTLALGSPTPVQGPSTPSSTPAPAVNSVTTFGQTTPSKTPLSRVPASSPPSELPPSFPGPCLTQSQQPLEDLDAQLRRALSPENVPVSTSAQASQGAVHPVGQPTSLSPEEDTPLPAAAPQSGIKLGRFQVSLATEEPPKQRPARTGSSPATTSSSSSSASSSSSSCGLSSPENTLHKGSSPRVEGAQADVVDGLPGKMPSGSRRPSPPASPCPSPKPTTTIGRFQVTTNAEARVGRFSVSRAREQSAEPGPSPPNGAADPGRPPSPDAPHKVTLPSLNSGNSFNNSYVSSDNDSEYEDEDFKREINRLREKHLSEIQALHSRQKEEIDGLFTRLGKVPPAAVLPPVVALAGRRRRPTKSKSAKSSRTSSSHGSRSPLQPGSAASAQSVPALCTGQPAQLAAGGLADPGGGERSSERPLKAAPSGDILSSAYPSSVTLSARSLCAPTPACVKPTRGSERLALKPSGRRTRFLRKMVKKVCPCNQLCRTNSTNAVSGSTPLSQSQGGSQCLNVSAPHQRKGTFTDDLHKLVDNWARDLSQGKKSTKHPQQAPAQGHSYEVTQSANLGRKFSAPSQLCPSSTAASAHLPSNPPTSRKGSLCQPPASPTPHFIPYVPAPAYAAQWSGAAHGGPLLVSAPQPLGPYAASTGGGQISPGPLHAFMHKSVSNPGGPNMRTT